The Parabacteroides sp. AD58 genome includes a window with the following:
- a CDS encoding alpha-L-arabinofuranosidase C-terminal domain-containing protein → MKTKFQKFACLCCLSAGLSVLPALAQDNNREIQFDIQTGQTLFPIRPTMYGIFFEDINFGADGGLYAELVKNRSFEFQEPLMGWIPFGTVQILEKDPCFERNPHYVRLSYNQEITQTGLENEGFKGMGIKGGESYFLSAYARTQSAAPIRLRIELISEDNEIFETKEMTISGKDWKKYTVTLTPEDTEKRAHLRLTLKDAGTIDMDHISLFPENTYKKRANGLRADLVEALKELHPGIFRFPGGCIVEGTTRETRYQWKNTIGPVENRPTNINRWFYTFSYRKFPDYYQSLGLGFYEYFLLSEDIGAEPLPVLNCGLSCQYENDDMDEHAPLNELQPYIQDALDLIEFANGPATSKWGKIRAKMGHPESFNLKYIAIGNEQWGSIYVERLKPFVEAIRAKYPDIKIVGGAGPQASGEEFDYLWPEMKKLKVDLVDEHYYRQPEWFLSNAKRYDSYDRNAPKVFAGEYACHTDTQANSFLAALCEAAFMTGLERNADVVHLCTYAPLFAHVDAWQWRPDLIWFDNLSVFRTPNYYVQQMYSQNKGTDVVKLTRNNQPVAGENDLYATAAIDKQTNELIIKVVNSGLYKRRITWNLEGFADGKRTAKVQTLQSLDLSDTQLTPVESSIELEVPKAKLTIQPCSFTVYRIQL, encoded by the coding sequence ATGAAAACAAAATTCCAAAAGTTTGCTTGCCTGTGCTGTTTGAGCGCAGGACTGAGTGTCTTGCCCGCTTTAGCCCAAGACAACAACCGGGAAATTCAGTTTGATATACAAACTGGTCAGACATTATTCCCTATACGACCTACCATGTACGGCATTTTCTTTGAAGACATCAACTTTGGAGCTGACGGTGGATTGTATGCAGAATTGGTAAAAAACCGTTCTTTTGAGTTTCAGGAACCACTAATGGGCTGGATTCCTTTCGGGACTGTACAGATTCTTGAAAAAGATCCCTGTTTCGAGCGCAATCCTCATTACGTTCGTCTGTCTTATAACCAAGAAATCACCCAGACCGGATTGGAAAACGAAGGGTTCAAAGGCATGGGCATTAAAGGCGGAGAATCATACTTCCTTTCTGCTTATGCGCGCACCCAGTCGGCCGCTCCTATTCGCCTCCGTATTGAACTGATCAGCGAGGATAATGAGATTTTCGAGACCAAGGAAATGACCATTTCCGGGAAAGACTGGAAAAAATATACGGTCACGCTTACACCCGAAGATACCGAAAAACGGGCTCATCTGCGCCTCACCCTGAAAGATGCCGGAACCATCGACATGGATCATATCTCTTTATTTCCGGAAAACACCTATAAGAAACGTGCAAACGGCTTGCGAGCCGACCTGGTTGAAGCGCTGAAAGAATTGCATCCGGGCATTTTCCGTTTCCCGGGCGGTTGCATAGTTGAAGGAACGACCCGAGAAACCCGCTACCAATGGAAAAATACAATCGGTCCGGTTGAAAACCGACCTACAAACATTAACCGCTGGTTCTATACATTCTCATATCGGAAATTCCCGGACTATTACCAGTCACTGGGACTTGGCTTCTATGAATATTTCTTGTTAAGCGAAGATATCGGAGCAGAACCGCTGCCTGTTCTCAACTGCGGACTTTCCTGCCAGTATGAAAACGACGATATGGACGAACATGCTCCTCTAAATGAATTGCAGCCTTATATCCAGGACGCACTCGATCTGATTGAATTTGCCAACGGACCGGCGACTTCAAAATGGGGTAAAATCCGTGCGAAAATGGGACATCCCGAATCATTTAACCTGAAGTATATTGCCATCGGTAATGAACAATGGGGTTCTATTTATGTAGAAAGACTCAAACCATTTGTGGAAGCCATCCGGGCCAAATATCCGGATATAAAGATTGTTGGCGGAGCAGGCCCGCAAGCTTCCGGAGAAGAATTTGATTATTTGTGGCCGGAAATGAAGAAACTGAAGGTTGATCTGGTGGACGAACATTATTACCGCCAGCCCGAATGGTTCCTGTCGAATGCCAAGCGATATGATTCGTATGACCGGAATGCACCGAAAGTCTTTGCCGGTGAATATGCCTGCCATACCGATACGCAAGCCAACAGTTTTCTGGCGGCTCTTTGTGAAGCTGCATTCATGACCGGACTGGAGCGCAATGCCGATGTAGTTCATTTATGTACGTATGCGCCTTTGTTTGCTCATGTTGATGCCTGGCAATGGCGCCCCGACCTGATCTGGTTTGATAATTTATCGGTTTTCAGAACACCGAATTATTATGTACAGCAGATGTATTCGCAGAACAAAGGAACGGATGTGGTAAAACTGACCCGAAATAATCAGCCGGTTGCCGGCGAAAACGACTTATACGCGACAGCGGCAATCGACAAACAGACCAACGAATTAATCATTAAGGTAGTGAACAGCGGACTGTACAAACGCAGAATCACCTGGAATCTGGAAGGCTTTGCCGACGGCAAACGGACAGCGAAGGTACAAACCCTGCAATCACTGGATTTAAGTGACACCCAGCTTACGCCTGTCGAATCCAGCATCGAACTGGAAGTTCCTAAAGCAAAACTGACTATCCAGCCTTGCAGTTTCACCGTCTACAGAATCCAGTTATAG
- a CDS encoding RNA polymerase sigma factor translates to MLNDKNKDTLVVTFSHLQERFKRFALRFLPNEEDAEDALQEAFCKLWPHHDTIHSPKEAEALMTTTVKNVCIDSWRKQQRYQTVEIDPDRDGGITDCLDEQLERDETYAAVERIIRSRLTPIQQEILRRKEFEEEDYEHIAHDLNMQPAAVRVQLSRARKTIREIYQRMEERSK, encoded by the coding sequence ATGTTGAACGACAAGAATAAAGACACACTGGTTGTCACCTTCTCGCATTTGCAAGAACGCTTCAAGCGTTTTGCCCTGCGCTTTCTTCCCAATGAAGAAGATGCTGAAGATGCCTTACAGGAAGCTTTCTGCAAACTGTGGCCTCATCATGACACGATTCATTCACCCAAAGAGGCAGAAGCGCTGATGACAACCACCGTAAAAAACGTCTGTATTGATTCCTGGCGTAAGCAACAACGGTATCAGACAGTAGAGATCGATCCGGATCGCGACGGAGGCATAACCGACTGTCTGGATGAACAGCTGGAAAGAGATGAAACCTATGCAGCTGTCGAACGGATTATCCGGTCTAGACTTACGCCCATCCAGCAGGAAATCCTGCGCCGGAAGGAATTTGAAGAAGAAGACTATGAGCATATCGCCCACGACCTGAATATGCAGCCTGCGGCTGTCAGGGTCCAGCTGAGCAGAGCCCGTAAAACGATTCGAGAAATATACCAAAGAATGGAGGAAAGAAGCAAATGA
- a CDS encoding DUF6108 family protein, with amino-acid sequence MKYVWLLLCSLMVVCGQLHAQEKLRSASLFDGRYNNREGAVEVLVKGKKLTPYHLTLFRSLTLQAAPDEIAEISGLVESDAKHAAEKETGSIGGKLYYGFFCFPGNGKEPNQYLFFRNASLRNPDYPEVIVIYMEGAATLEELKQMFE; translated from the coding sequence ATGAAATATGTATGGTTACTATTATGTAGTCTGATGGTTGTCTGCGGCCAGCTTCACGCGCAGGAGAAGCTCCGCTCGGCATCGCTTTTCGACGGCCGCTACAACAACCGCGAAGGGGCAGTAGAAGTTCTGGTCAAAGGCAAGAAACTCACGCCCTATCACCTGACTTTGTTTCGGAGCCTCACCTTGCAGGCTGCCCCAGACGAGATTGCTGAAATTTCAGGATTGGTCGAATCGGATGCCAAGCATGCAGCCGAAAAAGAAACAGGCAGCATTGGTGGAAAACTCTATTATGGTTTCTTCTGTTTCCCTGGCAACGGGAAAGAACCCAACCAGTACCTGTTTTTCCGCAACGCTTCGCTGCGTAACCCCGATTATCCGGAAGTAATCGTCATCTACATGGAAGGCGCAGCTACCCTCGAAGAATTAAAACAAATGTTTGAATAA
- a CDS encoding HU family DNA-binding protein, translated as MTAIYDFYKNPKQKDSTEKTRYHARVVTNRTITTDELARKIHARCTVTTADVKGVLASLSDVIVEELKSGNRVYIDGLGYLQITLSCPEVENTDKTRAQSIHFKSVAFRPEVRLKEQLKDTHFQRAETKAHSKEYTTEELDSLLKLYFQTHESINRNEFEQLTGYTRTTASRRLKTLVQAGKLQNIGLYRFPVYKPTEGNFE; from the coding sequence ATGACCGCAATTTATGACTTTTACAAAAACCCGAAACAGAAAGATAGTACCGAAAAAACACGCTATCACGCCCGGGTGGTTACGAACCGAACCATTACAACCGACGAACTTGCCCGCAAAATCCATGCACGCTGTACAGTAACGACAGCCGACGTAAAAGGAGTGCTCGCCTCGCTTTCCGATGTCATCGTGGAGGAACTGAAAAGCGGAAACCGTGTATATATTGACGGACTCGGGTATTTGCAGATCACCCTTTCATGCCCGGAAGTAGAAAATACCGACAAAACACGGGCGCAGTCTATTCATTTCAAATCGGTGGCCTTCCGTCCGGAAGTCAGACTCAAGGAACAGCTGAAAGATACGCACTTTCAACGAGCTGAAACAAAAGCACATTCGAAAGAATATACAACCGAAGAACTGGACAGCCTTCTGAAACTTTATTTTCAGACCCACGAATCAATCAACCGGAATGAATTTGAACAACTGACCGGTTATACCCGCACGACCGCCAGCCGCCGGTTAAAAACACTCGTACAAGCCGGAAAGTTACAAAACATCGGTCTGTACCGTTTCCCAGTATATAAACCAACCGAAGGAAACTTCGAATAA